The following nucleotide sequence is from Vicinamibacteria bacterium.
CGGCCGAGGACGCGATCTCCGCCACGACCCCCTCGGACACGAGTCCGCACTGGATCCAGACGAGGGCGTCGCCGAGGGCGGAGGCCGGAATTTTGCCGCTGAACTCCTGCAGATCGTCGACGGTGAATCCCGAATCGGTAAACGTCCCCGCCATCTTCCATCCATCGGTGACATCGTGGTCTTCCATCCACGCCCCGAGTGCTTCTTCCCTTTCGGCACGGGCGAGCGGCGAGAGCGTCGCCGATTCGCCGGGGCGTGCCAGAGTCGGCAGCTGGCGAATGGCGTCGATGGCAGTCTCATCCAAATGCTGTCCCATCAGCCCGCTCACGCACTCGGGGAGTTTGACGAGATGCTCCAAGAGCGTGGCCGCAGCCCGGCCGACGGCGGCGGCCGGGTTGTTCAGCTCGTGCGCGAGTCCTGCCGATAGCTTCCCCAAGGCGACCATCTTTTCCTGCTGCTGCTCGAGTCGGACGTCACCGCGAACGCGGTCCGACATGCTCGCCACGAGCCTCTGGCCCACCTCGAGACTCACCGACAGCATCTCTTGAAAGTCGCGCTTATGGACGAAAAGCACCTGGGACGGCTCGACCGCGACGACGTAACGCGGGTAGTGCGTCATCCGCGAGAACGGAAGCATACCGGTGACCTTACCTCTGCCGGTCGACGCCACCACCAGCCACTGCCCCCCATGCTCCTCGTAGCCGTCGATCGTTCCGGTCACGACCACGAACATGTAGTCCGCGGGATCGCCTCGCTCGATCATGTGCTCGCCGGACTCGAGCTCGAATCCCGTGCCGTGCTCGCAGAACCAGGCGAGCTGGTCGTCGGAAAGGCCTTCGAAAATCTCTAGCCCGCGAAGCTCATCGACGGCGAATTTCGTCTTCTTCATCGGGCCGCGAGGAACTCGTGCATGGACACGACCGCGATCGATCCTTCGCCCACGGCCGAGGCCACACGTTTGACGGAGCCGTGTCGGGCGTCACCACTGGCGAATATTCCCGGGACGCTAGCCTCGAGCAGAAACGGCGAACGCTCGAGCGGCCAGTCGCGAAGATGGGTCTCGTCGAGATCCGTTCCCGTGAGGATGAAACCACGCCCATCGCACGCCACCTGGTGGTCGAGCCATCCGGTGTGGGGATTGGCTCCGAGAAAGACGAACAGGTGTTCGGTAGCCAGACATTCGGTATCCCCAGCTTCCTGGTTCCTGAGCTCCAGCGCTTCCAGACGATCACTCCCGTGGCACGCTCGGATCTGGGTATTCAAGCGCACCTCGATGTTCTCAGCCGACTCGATTCGCTTGACGAGGTAATGAGACATATTGGCGCCGAGAGAGCTGCCGCGAAGGATCATTACCACCTTGTCGGCGTAGTCTTTGAAGTACATCGCGGCCTGCCCCGCGGAGTTGCCACCACCTACGATGCACATAGTCTTCCCCATCACCTGAGGCGCCTCGGTCATCGCCGCGCCGTAGAAAACACCGGCACCGGCAAACCGGTCCGCACCCTTAGCAGGGAGCAGGTTCCATGACACGCCCATCGAGAGCATGAGGGCATGACAGGCAATCTCGGATCCATCCGAGAGCGTCAAGGATTTGTACGGACCCTGGATCCGGAGCCCGACGACCTCCTGAGGCGTCAGGATCTCTACCCCGAATTTCTTCGCCTGATCGGCCGCGCGCCGGGCGAGCTCACCCCCCGAGATCCCGGAAGGAAAACCGAGATAGTTCTCGATCTTGCTGCTCGTTCCCGCCTGTCCTCCCGGCGCCTCTCGCTCGATCAGCACCGTGGCGAGACCCTCCGAGCCCCCGTAGACCGCGCACGCCAGGCCAGCGGGACCGGCGCCCACGATCGCCAGATCATAGAAGCGCCGACTAGCCCTGGTCTCGAGGCCGATGTGCGCGGCAATCACGGCTGGCTCCGGCCCCGCGAGTCGAGTGCCGTCGGGCAAGATCACGAGCGGCAGTTTGCCCGGGTCCTCCTCCGAGACGAGCGCTCTCGCTTCCGGGGAGGAGGCGACGTCGAGGAAGCAGTAAGGCACTTGATTGCGCCCGAGGAAGTCGCGCACGCGGTGACCGAGCGCCGACCACCGCTCCCCGATGACGCGAACGCCACCATATCCGGGACGATAGTGCGCACGCCACTCGTCGAGCATGTCGTCGAGCATCGGAAACAGTTTTTCCTCGGGCGGATCCCACGGCTTCATCAAGTAGTAATCCACTCGCGACTCGTTGATGGCGCCAATCGCCGCTTGCGTGTCGGCGTAGGCAGTCAGCAACGCACGCTTGCTCTTCGGGTACAACTTCATGGCCTCGGACAAGAACGCCACTCCGTCCATCTTCGGCAT
It contains:
- a CDS encoding ATP-binding protein, whose product is MKKTKFAVDELRGLEIFEGLSDDQLAWFCEHGTGFELESGEHMIERGDPADYMFVVVTGTIDGYEEHGGQWLVVASTGRGKVTGMLPFSRMTHYPRYVVAVEPSQVLFVHKRDFQEMLSVSLEVGQRLVASMSDRVRGDVRLEQQQEKMVALGKLSAGLAHELNNPAAAVGRAAATLLEHLVKLPECVSGLMGQHLDETAIDAIRQLPTLARPGESATLSPLARAEREEALGAWMEDHDVTDGWKMAGTFTDSGFTVDDLQEFSGKIPASALGDALVWIQCGLVSEGVVAEIASSAERISSLIDSVKTYSHMDRSVEHKLTDVREGLDNTLKMLGHKIDKKGIRLERDYEKDLPQVQAHAGELNQVWTNLIDNAIDALDQGGVLCIEAKSDEHGIVVRVIDNGPGIPKELHQRVFDPFFTTKEVGEGMGLGLDIALRIARTHRGRIEVHSEPGRTEMRVHLPSGA
- a CDS encoding FAD-dependent oxidoreductase, which gives rise to MGKPVLLTVDDDVDVLAAIARDLRGHYGRDYRILRADSGGLALELLGELKARDEHVALMLSDQRMPKMDGVAFLSEAMKLYPKSKRALLTAYADTQAAIGAINESRVDYYLMKPWDPPEEKLFPMLDDMLDEWRAHYRPGYGGVRVIGERWSALGHRVRDFLGRNQVPYCFLDVASSPEARALVSEEDPGKLPLVILPDGTRLAGPEPAVIAAHIGLETRASRRFYDLAIVGAGPAGLACAVYGGSEGLATVLIEREAPGGQAGTSSKIENYLGFPSGISGGELARRAADQAKKFGVEILTPQEVVGLRIQGPYKSLTLSDGSEIACHALMLSMGVSWNLLPAKGADRFAGAGVFYGAAMTEAPQVMGKTMCIVGGGNSAGQAAMYFKDYADKVVMILRGSSLGANMSHYLVKRIESAENIEVRLNTQIRACHGSDRLEALELRNQEAGDTECLATEHLFVFLGANPHTGWLDHQVACDGRGFILTGTDLDETHLRDWPLERSPFLLEASVPGIFASGDARHGSVKRVASAVGEGSIAVVSMHEFLAAR